In a single window of the Synechococcus sp. WH 8016 genome:
- a CDS encoding thioredoxin domain-containing protein, with the protein MTGSSAPATLSPLQKGLLLITALVLAAGLFLLRNGLNQEAPLDQLARQSLDPEIALNNSRPTVLEFYADWCEACQAMAPAMLQTEQKHADQLDVVLVNIDNPRWLDLINLYDVTGIPQLNLFSADAVMRGRSLGARTADELEALAVALIDNSPLPALAGVGSTSSVPPAETVSSPGPRSHS; encoded by the coding sequence ATGACCGGCAGTTCCGCCCCCGCCACCTTGAGCCCCTTGCAAAAGGGGTTGCTGCTCATCACGGCACTGGTCCTCGCCGCTGGATTATTTCTGCTGCGCAATGGTCTCAACCAGGAAGCCCCTCTCGACCAGCTAGCCAGGCAATCCCTCGATCCGGAGATCGCTCTCAACAACTCTCGGCCCACCGTGCTGGAGTTTTACGCCGATTGGTGTGAGGCCTGCCAAGCGATGGCGCCAGCGATGCTTCAGACGGAACAAAAACACGCCGATCAGTTGGATGTGGTTTTGGTGAATATCGATAATCCACGCTGGCTCGATTTGATCAACCTGTATGACGTCACAGGGATTCCACAGCTCAATTTATTTTCAGCCGACGCTGTGATGCGCGGCCGTTCGCTTGGGGCGCGAACAGCAGACGAGTTGGAAGCATTGGCGGTTGCCTTGATCGACAATTCGCCGTTGCCTGCGCTGGCTGGCGTTGGTTCCACCAGCAGCGTGCCCCCTGCGGAGACGGTTTCAAGCCCAGGCCCCCGCAGCCACAGCTAG